A region of Desulfobacterales bacterium DNA encodes the following proteins:
- a CDS encoding ADP-ribosylation factor-like protein yields MAVVNLKKRQIECKIVYYGPGRCGKTTNLEYIHKSFKKQVMGEMVSINTDGDRTLFFDFLPLNLGKVRGCDLRVQLYTVPGQVRYSSTRKLVLRGADGVIFVADSLEVRREKNMLSLKDLQANLQDYGVSIFKVPLVMQFNKRDLTGENISIMDLKKMQHDLNRQLKVPAFPGSALKGDGVGKTLHACMKLVMQSVQSELS; encoded by the coding sequence ATGGCTGTTGTTAATCTAAAAAAGAGACAAATTGAATGCAAAATCGTCTACTATGGACCAGGACGATGCGGTAAAACCACCAATCTGGAATATATCCACAAGAGCTTCAAAAAACAAGTCATGGGGGAAATGGTTTCCATCAACACCGATGGTGATCGCACCTTGTTTTTTGATTTTTTACCACTAAACTTGGGAAAAGTAAGAGGTTGCGACCTGCGTGTCCAGCTTTATACCGTTCCGGGACAGGTGCGATACAGTTCTACACGCAAGCTGGTCCTAAGGGGCGCTGACGGGGTTATTTTTGTAGCCGATTCCCTTGAAGTCAGGCGTGAAAAAAATATGTTATCGCTGAAAGATCTGCAAGCCAACCTCCAAGATTATGGTGTTAGCATTTTTAAAGTGCCGCTGGTTATGCAGTTTAACAAAAGAGATCTTACTGGTGAAAATATTTCGATTATGGATTTGAAGAAAATGCAGCATGATCTCAATCGTCAATTGAAAGTGCCCGCTTTTCCGGGCAGTGCCCTAAAGGGGGATGGTGTCGGTAAAACATTGCATGCCTGCATGAAACTAGTCATGCAATCCGTGCAAAGCGAACTGAGTTAG
- a CDS encoding cyclic nucleotide-binding domain-containing protein has translation MSLSGSLDFLNLGELLNLLGSNGSSGVLRIKSSFKSEAGLVYLDKGNPIDAANGSLLGLDAIFSLFGWTEGEFEFVQEEPNCQKTITKSRMEIILDGLRLLDEGKIEKIGPTTTAQTEDTKTTVSGKVPLIKGPLVDYSYVVDEEGFYDGDEIVQEGNHGDWIWVILEGMAEISKTAKNGSIDILRIGDGAFLGSVAALISGGRVRTATVKAVGNVQLGMLDSQLLANELANVSTDFKNILNSVDSRLKQVVEMAVNIKNNEHNPESYIKGKKQLIKQGQDEDRLFSIKDGEVVIARQIDNGYVPLAKLKKGDFFGRIPFLDMGHEPYSAAVFSSDNLKLGAVDSKKLESEHQGLSSTLKNIIEHLATSVSVSTLVTCDFQKENS, from the coding sequence GTGTCGTTATCAGGAAGCCTGGATTTTTTAAATTTAGGTGAATTGCTAAACCTGCTCGGCAGCAACGGCAGCTCCGGTGTGCTGCGTATTAAAAGCAGTTTTAAATCGGAGGCCGGACTGGTATATCTGGACAAGGGAAATCCGATAGATGCTGCCAACGGGTCTTTGTTAGGTTTGGATGCGATCTTTTCGTTGTTCGGCTGGACTGAGGGTGAATTTGAATTTGTTCAAGAGGAACCCAACTGTCAAAAGACCATCACAAAAAGCCGGATGGAAATTATCCTGGATGGGCTGCGCTTGCTGGATGAGGGCAAAATCGAAAAAATCGGCCCGACGACTACTGCCCAAACCGAGGATACAAAAACGACTGTTTCCGGCAAAGTTCCCCTCATCAAAGGGCCCCTGGTTGATTATTCCTATGTCGTGGATGAAGAGGGATTTTATGATGGAGATGAGATTGTCCAGGAGGGAAACCATGGTGACTGGATATGGGTCATTTTAGAGGGAATGGCAGAAATCAGCAAAACGGCGAAAAACGGTTCGATTGACATATTGAGAATCGGAGATGGTGCTTTTTTAGGGAGCGTAGCTGCCCTGATTTCCGGCGGCAGGGTGCGCACGGCAACCGTCAAAGCAGTGGGCAACGTGCAGTTGGGTATGTTAGATTCACAATTGCTGGCCAACGAACTGGCCAATGTATCGACTGATTTTAAGAACATACTAAACAGCGTAGATTCCCGTCTGAAACAGGTGGTTGAAATGGCTGTCAATATAAAAAATAATGAGCACAACCCTGAAAGCTATATCAAGGGCAAAAAACAGCTGATTAAACAGGGCCAGGATGAAGACCGTTTATTTAGCATTAAAGACGGGGAAGTGGTTATTGCGCGCCAAATTGATAATGGATATGTGCCGCTTGCAAAGCTGAAGAAGGGAGATTTTTTCGGACGCATACCGTTTTTGGACATGGGCCATGAGCCCTATTCTGCAGCTGTATTTTCATCGGACAACCTGAAATTAGGGGCCGTTGATTCAAAGAAACTGGAATCTGAACATCAAGGATTATCGTCAACACTGAAAAATATTATTGAACATCTCGCAACTTCTGTATCGGTTAGCACACTGGTCACCTGCGACTTTCAAAAGGAGAATTCGTAA
- a CDS encoding PilZ domain-containing protein: MATQEKRKHARIDSLNLSYFCLDENNQIVKQGMGRTLNVSESGMLLETHYPIDEKHTIKLTLGLEEELIEISGRPVHSRTNDDNKYEVGIEFLQINDKTRAVLKQFITAFKVKKS, translated from the coding sequence ATGGCCACACAAGAAAAAAGAAAACACGCTCGAATCGACTCCTTGAATCTTTCTTATTTCTGCCTGGATGAAAACAATCAAATTGTCAAGCAGGGAATGGGACGGACACTTAATGTGTCGGAATCCGGTATGTTGCTGGAAACCCACTACCCGATAGATGAAAAGCATACCATCAAGCTGACGCTTGGATTGGAGGAGGAACTGATTGAGATCTCCGGTCGCCCGGTGCATAGCCGTACCAATGATGACAATAAATATGAAGTCGGGATAGAATTTCTGCAGATTAATGACAAGACGCGTGCCGTCCTCAAACAATTTATTACCGCTTTTAAAGTCAAAAAGTCATAG
- a CDS encoding phosphoribosylaminoimidazolesuccinocarboxamide synthase has protein sequence MMKPVSQTEFPELNLLKRGKVRDVYDLDEYLLMVATDRISAFDVVMPDPVPDKGTILTQISFFWFDIMQPLVENHVIAKDVDQYPSVCQPYADVLKGRSMLVKKAQPLPIECIVRGYISGSGWKEYGNTGAVCGIQLPEGLKESQQLPEPIFTPSTKAELGEHDINIDFNEAARIIGQTQAEKIRDLSLAIYQKGADLADERGIIIADTKFEFGQIDDEIILIDEILTPDSSRFWPKESYSPGGAQKSYDKQYVRDYLNTLDWDKKAPGPSLPETVVAQTRQKYLDALQQLTGSSHGL, from the coding sequence ATGATGAAACCTGTCAGTCAAACCGAATTTCCAGAATTAAATTTACTCAAACGCGGCAAGGTCCGGGACGTTTACGATTTGGATGAGTATCTGCTAATGGTGGCCACAGACCGCATATCGGCATTTGATGTGGTCATGCCAGATCCGGTTCCCGACAAGGGCACTATTTTGACACAGATTTCATTTTTCTGGTTTGATATTATGCAACCGCTAGTTGAAAACCATGTAATTGCCAAAGACGTCGATCAGTATCCGTCGGTCTGCCAGCCGTATGCAGATGTTTTAAAGGGTCGCAGCATGCTGGTCAAAAAGGCTCAGCCACTGCCCATTGAATGTATCGTGCGCGGTTATATTTCAGGATCCGGCTGGAAAGAGTACGGTAACACCGGCGCTGTTTGCGGCATTCAATTGCCGGAGGGATTGAAGGAATCCCAACAATTGCCAGAGCCCATTTTTACGCCATCGACCAAAGCCGAGCTTGGCGAACATGACATCAATATCGATTTTAACGAAGCCGCCCGTATTATCGGTCAAACCCAGGCTGAAAAAATCAGGGACCTGAGTCTGGCTATTTATCAAAAAGGCGCTGACTTGGCCGATGAGCGCGGTATCATTATTGCGGACACAAAATTTGAATTTGGACAGATCGATGATGAGATCATTCTGATCGATGAAATATTAACACCGGATTCATCGCGATTCTGGCCAAAAGAGAGCTACAGCCCGGGAGGAGCTCAAAAAAGCTATGATAAACAATATGTGCGGGACTATCTGAATACATTAGACTGGGATAAAAAAGCGCCCGGTCCCTCTCTGCCCGAAACGGTTGTGGCGCAAACGCGGCAAAAATATTTAGATGCCTTACAGCAGTTGACCGGCAGCAGTCATGGGCTCTAA
- a CDS encoding ParB N-terminal domain-containing protein, giving the protein MGSKASEDPHRPEAILPDLVKQIASISLSKINTEDETYRITTRIGFNDLLATIGKLGLLHPPWLIETPSGYAIVCGFRRIAACRQLGWQSMTASILNASADRFIVAQLAIADNALQRPLNLVETSRAINLLIDVCPNQQQLKKALSSLGLPTSSVASSKIQQVCRLPLPIQSGILNDTINLSMALELGKLDSAVSGDLVELFQQLKIGLNRQRELLLLMSEIASLEDIPIQQLIAEKPLQDLLQNTDLDPAVQRQGIRSYLRKRRYPTITEAQANFQKQMSQLKLGKHIQLLPPRDFEGTEYTMTLRFKNQQDLSDLQRRIDKILEQPALGKILKR; this is encoded by the coding sequence ATGGGCTCTAAAGCCTCTGAGGATCCACACAGACCTGAAGCTATTTTGCCGGATCTGGTGAAGCAAATCGCTTCGATTTCACTCAGCAAGATTAATACAGAGGATGAAACCTATCGCATCACAACTCGCATAGGTTTCAACGACCTGCTGGCCACGATTGGGAAGCTTGGGTTACTGCATCCGCCTTGGTTAATTGAAACACCGTCCGGTTACGCCATTGTTTGCGGTTTCCGCCGAATCGCAGCATGCCGGCAACTCGGATGGCAATCGATGACCGCCAGTATTCTCAACGCCAGCGCCGATCGGTTTATCGTCGCCCAACTGGCCATTGCCGACAATGCCCTCCAGCGCCCTTTAAATCTGGTCGAAACGTCCAGGGCAATAAATCTGCTGATTGATGTATGCCCGAATCAACAGCAATTAAAAAAAGCCTTATCATCTCTGGGCTTGCCTACCAGTTCTGTTGCGTCATCAAAAATTCAGCAAGTTTGCCGCCTGCCGCTCCCGATCCAGAGCGGTATCCTGAACGATACCATCAACCTGTCGATGGCTCTGGAACTGGGCAAATTGGATTCGGCGGTTTCAGGCGACCTGGTCGAACTTTTTCAACAGCTCAAAATCGGATTGAACAGACAAAGAGAATTGCTGTTGCTAATGAGCGAAATTGCCAGCCTTGAAGATATTCCCATTCAGCAGCTGATCGCTGAGAAGCCATTACAGGATTTACTTCAAAACACGGACTTGGACCCCGCCGTTCAACGTCAGGGCATCCGATCTTATTTGCGAAAGAGAAGATATCCGACCATCACTGAAGCCCAGGCAAATTTTCAAAAACAGATGAGTCAACTTAAACTTGGCAAGCACATCCAGTTGTTGCCGCCAAGAGATTTTGAAGGCACCGAATATACCATGACCCTGCGTTTTAAAAATCAACAAGATCTCAGCGATCTTCAAAGAAGAATTGATAAAATACTCGAGCAACCCGCGCTGGGTAAAATTCTAAAGCGCTAA
- a CDS encoding DNA photolyase, translating to MRISKLFIDQQVSDHPLTRSIQARLKAPVEIVQNARQVHAAVASAPDPIQSGKEILYLSRNQGAFFKPCPGTRDYICCDYQILHIGTFCHMDCSYCILQTYFHPPILEYFVNHEDLLAELDKILAQKRLLRIGTGEFTDSLIWSLWTDVTKLLIERFAKQEHAVLELKTKTTAIEQLQDLDHQRKTIAAWSLNTPKIIRSEERGTTSLAARLKAAARCEKWGYPLAFHFDPLILYDGCETAYTQVIERIFSQISAENIVWISLGSLRFVPSVKPVIQQRFPDSKIVYAEFVKGTDGKMRYFKPLRIDLYREIITCIRDYAPDVAVYLCMEDDEVWQKALGFIPGDVGGLPNMLDNSAVRLCNLKAGG from the coding sequence ATGCGAATATCAAAACTATTTATTGACCAGCAAGTGAGCGACCATCCTCTGACACGCTCTATCCAAGCCCGCTTGAAGGCGCCTGTTGAAATCGTTCAAAACGCACGACAGGTGCATGCGGCGGTTGCATCTGCGCCGGACCCAATACAAAGCGGAAAAGAAATCCTCTATTTGAGCCGCAATCAAGGCGCCTTTTTTAAACCGTGTCCCGGAACGCGTGATTACATCTGCTGTGATTACCAAATTTTGCATATTGGCACTTTCTGTCATATGGATTGTTCTTATTGTATTTTGCAGACGTATTTTCACCCGCCGATCTTGGAGTATTTTGTTAATCATGAAGATCTGCTGGCCGAATTGGATAAAATTTTGGCTCAAAAAAGGCTGCTGCGCATCGGTACCGGTGAATTTACCGATAGTTTAATCTGGTCACTGTGGACCGACGTCACAAAATTGCTGATTGAACGTTTTGCCAAACAAGAGCATGCAGTTCTTGAACTTAAAACCAAAACCACTGCGATCGAACAATTACAGGATCTTGACCATCAGCGTAAAACCATTGCCGCCTGGTCTTTAAATACCCCTAAAATTATTCGTTCCGAAGAGCGCGGCACCACATCGCTTGCCGCCAGACTGAAAGCAGCTGCCAGATGTGAAAAATGGGGATATCCTTTGGCATTTCATTTTGACCCCCTGATTCTATACGACGGCTGTGAAACAGCGTATACCCAGGTCATCGAACGGATCTTTTCTCAGATATCTGCTGAAAACATTGTGTGGATCAGCCTAGGAAGCCTCAGATTTGTCCCGTCGGTAAAGCCGGTCATTCAACAACGCTTTCCGGATTCAAAAATCGTGTATGCCGAGTTCGTCAAAGGTACTGATGGAAAAATGCGCTACTTCAAACCCTTGCGAATTGATCTGTATCGCGAAATAATCACATGCATTCGCGACTACGCGCCGGATGTTGCCGTCTATCTGTGCATGGAGGATGATGAGGTCTGGCAAAAGGCATTGGGTTTTATACCCGGTGATGTCGGCGGTCTGCCGAATATGCTGGACAACAGTGCCGTGCGCCTGTGCAATCTCAAAGCCGGTGGGTAA
- a CDS encoding thermonuclease family protein, which produces MMRPCMRLTLICLLVLLMETACTADGDLRVKWVVDGDTIVLADGTKVRYIGINAPELARADHLAEPYGEEAKRFNSRLVKQKKVRLERGVEPNDRFKRQLAYVFLKDGTFVNAEMLSQGYAYLLYIRPNVKYQDTLLAAQRSAMSAKRGVWQNWREQKATYFGNKRSRRFHLPTCSSGQRIKSKNRIIFEKKWDAYWEGYAPAGRCMPVFTIPK; this is translated from the coding sequence ATGATGAGACCCTGTATGCGGCTGACATTGATATGCCTGCTTGTATTGTTGATGGAAACGGCGTGTACCGCCGACGGTGACCTGCGGGTAAAATGGGTTGTTGACGGTGATACGATTGTTTTGGCTGACGGAACGAAGGTGCGCTACATCGGTATTAATGCGCCTGAATTGGCGCGTGCCGATCATCTCGCTGAGCCTTACGGTGAAGAAGCCAAACGCTTCAATTCGCGGTTGGTAAAGCAAAAAAAAGTGCGTCTCGAACGCGGCGTCGAACCCAACGATCGTTTTAAAAGACAGCTCGCTTATGTTTTTCTGAAGGACGGCACTTTTGTCAACGCCGAAATGCTTTCACAGGGATACGCTTATCTGCTGTATATCCGGCCGAATGTAAAGTATCAAGACACTTTGCTCGCTGCGCAGCGATCAGCGATGTCGGCCAAAAGAGGTGTCTGGCAAAACTGGCGAGAGCAAAAAGCCACTTATTTTGGCAACAAACGATCCCGTCGCTTTCACCTACCTACCTGCTCGTCAGGTCAGCGTATCAAATCAAAAAATCGAATTATCTTTGAAAAAAAATGGGATGCCTATTGGGAGGGGTATGCGCCGGCCGGGCGGTGTATGCCGGTGTTCACAATACCAAAGTAG
- the fusA gene encoding elongation factor G — MSEKVERIRNIALIGHGGAGKTSLAEALLFDAGVTKRLGSVDDGNSAMDFEPEELKRRSSISSGFHQFSWKNHTVNLIDTPGDQNFFSDTKSCMQAADGVIVVIDAVDGVKVQTELAWEFANEFNLPCVIFINRLDRERADFNRTFEDAKECFQPKPIILQLPIGAEAEFKGVVDLIRNQAFVYGGDGKGKKEDIPADMQDLVESEREALIENIAEADDALIEKYLEGEDLSDDELNTALRYGTLSQTFVPVICGSATKNIGIDLLMDFMVTSMPSPVDRGALKGVDPDSGGEIERAPDENAPFSAYVVKTLADPYAGRLTIFRVISGTLGGDGTFYNPNKDSKERFTQLLSITGKEQKPASEACPGAIAAVAKLKETATGDTLCDASDKIQYACSEPLPSLISFAMTAKSKGEEDKIFISLTKLLEEDPSLKLERVAETKEILLSGLGQIHIETVLEKLKRKFSVEALLNTPKVPYRETIKGKARVQGKHKKQTGGHGQYGDCWIQIEALPRGEGFEFVDAIVGGVIPKTYIPAVEKGVVEASQKGVLAGFPTVDFKITLDDGSYHQVDSSEMAFKIAGSLAFKKAVESANPTLLEPIMKVQVITPEDFMGDIMGDLNGRRGKVLGMDNAGKNQVINAQVPMAEFLSYASDLRSMTGGRGMFTMEFSHYDEVPAQIAEKIIEEAKRAKE, encoded by the coding sequence ATGAGCGAAAAGGTGGAGCGTATTAGGAACATCGCACTGATAGGTCATGGGGGTGCCGGTAAAACATCGCTTGCAGAGGCATTGCTGTTTGATGCCGGTGTGACAAAACGATTGGGTAGCGTTGATGATGGAAATAGCGCCATGGATTTTGAGCCTGAAGAGCTCAAGCGCAGATCAAGTATCAGCAGCGGCTTTCATCAATTTAGTTGGAAAAATCATACCGTAAATCTAATTGATACCCCTGGCGACCAGAATTTTTTCTCCGACACCAAAAGCTGCATGCAGGCGGCGGATGGTGTGATCGTCGTCATTGATGCGGTTGACGGGGTCAAGGTTCAAACCGAACTGGCCTGGGAATTTGCCAATGAATTTAATTTGCCGTGTGTTATTTTCATCAATCGATTGGACCGCGAGCGGGCTGATTTTAACCGAACTTTTGAAGATGCCAAAGAATGCTTCCAACCCAAACCGATTATTCTTCAACTGCCCATTGGTGCGGAAGCGGAATTTAAAGGTGTGGTTGACCTGATTCGCAACCAAGCTTTTGTTTATGGCGGCGACGGTAAGGGTAAAAAAGAAGATATACCGGCGGATATGCAAGACTTGGTCGAAAGTGAGAGAGAGGCGCTAATCGAAAATATTGCCGAAGCCGATGATGCCTTGATCGAAAAATATCTTGAGGGCGAAGATCTATCCGATGATGAACTCAATACGGCTCTGCGATATGGTACGCTGTCGCAGACATTCGTGCCGGTGATCTGCGGGTCTGCAACCAAAAATATCGGTATCGATCTCTTAATGGATTTCATGGTGACGAGCATGCCATCACCGGTGGACCGTGGTGCGTTAAAGGGAGTTGACCCGGACAGTGGCGGTGAAATTGAAAGAGCACCTGATGAAAATGCGCCATTTTCAGCCTATGTCGTTAAGACGCTTGCAGATCCCTACGCCGGTCGATTGACCATTTTCCGAGTGATTTCCGGCACGCTGGGCGGAGATGGCACTTTTTACAATCCAAATAAAGACAGCAAGGAACGGTTCACACAGCTCCTTTCCATTACCGGCAAAGAGCAAAAGCCGGCTAGCGAAGCGTGTCCCGGCGCCATAGCGGCAGTAGCCAAATTAAAAGAGACCGCCACCGGCGATACGCTTTGTGATGCCAGTGATAAGATTCAGTATGCCTGTTCAGAGCCGCTTCCCAGCCTGATCTCTTTTGCCATGACGGCAAAATCTAAAGGCGAGGAAGATAAAATTTTCATTTCATTGACCAAACTTTTAGAAGAAGATCCCTCTCTCAAACTGGAACGGGTGGCGGAAACCAAAGAGATATTGCTTTCCGGTTTGGGGCAAATCCATATCGAAACCGTGCTCGAAAAACTAAAGCGGAAATTTAGCGTTGAAGCGCTACTGAATACGCCCAAGGTGCCCTACCGGGAAACCATAAAAGGCAAAGCCCGTGTGCAAGGCAAACATAAAAAACAGACCGGCGGGCATGGTCAGTATGGTGACTGTTGGATTCAAATTGAAGCCTTACCCCGTGGTGAAGGTTTTGAATTTGTCGATGCGATTGTAGGAGGCGTAATACCGAAAACGTATATTCCGGCTGTGGAAAAGGGCGTTGTCGAGGCCAGTCAGAAAGGGGTCCTGGCAGGTTTTCCAACGGTGGATTTTAAGATCACCCTGGACGACGGATCTTACCACCAAGTGGATTCTTCCGAGATGGCATTTAAGATTGCCGGTTCATTGGCCTTTAAAAAAGCGGTGGAGAGCGCCAATCCAACACTACTCGAACCCATCATGAAAGTGCAGGTGATCACCCCTGAAGATTTTATGGGCGATATCATGGGCGATCTCAACGGACGCCGCGGCAAAGTCCTGGGTATGGACAACGCCGGGAAAAATCAGGTGATCAATGCACAGGTACCCATGGCGGAATTCTTAAGCTATGCTTCAGACTTACGCTCGATGACCGGTGGACGGGGCATGTTTACAATGGAATTTTCGCACTATGATGAAGTTCCCGCTCAGATTGCTGAAAAAATAATTGAAGAGGCCAAACGGGCTAAAGAGTAG
- a CDS encoding TlyA family RNA methyltransferase, whose product MSAKKHRLDVILVEKGHLRSRQRARAMIMAGKVFVNGQRVDKPGFQVSVNDAIECKADDSPYVSRGGLKLEAALQHFALDVTDTICIDVGASTGGFTDCLLQHGAKRVYAVDVGYGQLAWKIRNDPRVIAIERTNVRHLTEDAIPEQAGLITIDVSFISLKIVVPAVSPFMRSNAMILALIKPQFEVGKGQVGKGGVVRDPQQHLQVIEALTDFFKSQQLRPRAAYPSPLLGPKGNREFFMLLKPDINE is encoded by the coding sequence GTGTCTGCAAAAAAACACCGACTGGATGTCATCCTTGTTGAAAAAGGCCATTTGAGAAGTCGTCAACGTGCCCGGGCCATGATCATGGCGGGCAAGGTTTTTGTCAATGGTCAACGCGTGGACAAACCCGGTTTTCAAGTGTCAGTCAATGATGCAATTGAATGTAAAGCGGATGATTCGCCGTATGTCAGTCGGGGGGGACTTAAACTTGAAGCTGCATTGCAACACTTTGCGCTGGATGTGACAGATACGATCTGCATAGATGTGGGCGCATCCACCGGTGGTTTTACCGATTGTCTTTTGCAACATGGCGCCAAACGCGTGTACGCAGTCGATGTGGGTTATGGGCAGCTGGCCTGGAAAATTCGCAACGATCCGCGTGTGATTGCCATCGAACGAACCAATGTGCGTCATCTGACTGAGGATGCCATTCCAGAGCAGGCCGGTTTGATTACCATCGATGTTTCTTTTATATCGCTCAAAATTGTGGTACCGGCCGTCAGCCCTTTTATGCGATCAAATGCAATGATTCTGGCCTTGATCAAACCACAGTTTGAAGTTGGCAAAGGCCAAGTCGGCAAGGGCGGTGTGGTGCGGGATCCACAACAACATCTCCAGGTCATCGAGGCGTTGACTGATTTTTTCAAATCCCAACAATTGCGGCCGCGGGCGGCGTATCCTTCCCCCCTACTCGGACCTAAAGGCAATCGTGAATTTTTCATGTTGCTAAAACCGGATATTAATGAATAA
- the dxs gene encoding 1-deoxy-D-xylulose-5-phosphate synthase → MSFLEQINTPADLKKLSRDELPVLAEEIRMAIVEVVSKTGGHLAPSLGAVELAIAIHYVFDTPREKVIWDVGHQAYAHKLLTGRREQFNTLRQFNGISGFTRSSESPYDAFSTGHSSTSISASLGIACAKDLKEEDAKIIAVIGDGSMTAGIAYEGLNQAGDTLKDKNLLVILNDNEMSISPNVGALSSFLSRKFSGKKVRELRKELGDFLKSLPKFGDDIYKVAKKTEDSLKAFVTPGMLFEAFNFEYFGPINGHKLNHLIDILQNVKALKEPVLLHVSTQKGKGYPPAEKNPVYFHGCTRFDVDTGNCLDAASPHPSYTKIFGDTMLQLAESDSTINAVTAAMPEGTGLAEFSKQFPERFFDVGIAEQHGVTFAAGLATEGLKPVVAIYSTFLQRAYDQIVHDVCLESLPVVFAIDRGGIVGEDGPTHHGLFDFCYLRNLPNMLVMAPKDENELRRMLLTAFEYNGPAAVRYPRGSGIGTILENPIRPLDIGKGEVLKQGDDILILAIGRSVCEALDAEAELAQQGISATIVNCRFVKPLDIDLISAWAKKIPRIITVEENIRQGGFGSAVLEALNDTGVSGFRLERIGIEDTFVEHGPQSVLRSKYGVDAKAIVKSAKNLLPANADQDAKWPNRQAV, encoded by the coding sequence TTGAGTTTCTTAGAACAGATCAATACACCGGCAGACTTAAAAAAGCTGTCCCGCGATGAGTTGCCGGTATTGGCAGAAGAAATTCGCATGGCCATTGTTGAAGTGGTATCCAAAACCGGTGGTCACCTGGCACCCTCTCTGGGAGCGGTTGAATTGGCCATTGCGATTCATTATGTTTTTGATACTCCCCGGGAAAAAGTTATCTGGGACGTGGGCCACCAAGCCTATGCCCACAAACTGCTCACCGGCCGCAGGGAGCAATTTAATACCCTGCGGCAGTTCAATGGCATATCCGGTTTTACCCGCAGCAGTGAAAGTCCTTACGATGCCTTTAGCACAGGTCACAGTAGCACCTCGATATCTGCCAGTCTTGGCATTGCCTGCGCCAAAGATCTTAAGGAGGAAGATGCCAAAATCATTGCTGTCATCGGCGACGGTTCGATGACAGCTGGCATTGCTTATGAAGGACTCAATCAGGCCGGAGACACACTGAAAGATAAAAACCTGCTAGTCATTCTCAATGACAATGAAATGTCGATCTCACCCAATGTCGGCGCCTTGTCTTCTTTTTTAAGTCGCAAATTCTCCGGTAAAAAAGTACGAGAGCTGCGCAAAGAGCTAGGAGATTTTTTAAAATCATTGCCTAAATTTGGTGACGACATTTACAAGGTTGCCAAAAAAACCGAAGATAGCCTGAAAGCCTTCGTGACACCGGGGATGTTGTTTGAAGCTTTTAATTTCGAATATTTCGGCCCGATCAACGGACACAAATTAAATCATTTAATCGATATTTTGCAAAATGTTAAAGCCCTCAAAGAACCGGTGCTTTTGCATGTTTCCACCCAAAAAGGCAAAGGATATCCACCTGCTGAAAAAAATCCGGTTTACTTTCACGGATGCACCCGCTTTGATGTTGATACCGGCAACTGTTTGGATGCCGCCAGCCCACATCCGTCCTATACAAAGATATTTGGCGATACCATGCTTCAACTGGCTGAATCCGATTCAACGATCAATGCCGTTACAGCTGCGATGCCCGAGGGTACCGGTCTGGCTGAGTTTTCAAAACAATTCCCGGAACGCTTTTTTGATGTTGGTATCGCCGAACAGCACGGTGTCACCTTTGCTGCCGGCTTGGCCACAGAGGGATTAAAACCGGTAGTGGCCATTTACTCAACTTTTTTACAGCGGGCCTATGATCAAATTGTGCACGATGTCTGTCTGGAATCGTTGCCGGTTGTTTTTGCCATTGATCGCGGTGGTATCGTGGGGGAAGATGGCCCCACACATCATGGTCTGTTTGATTTTTGTTATCTTCGAAATTTGCCCAATATGTTGGTTATGGCGCCAAAAGACGAAAATGAGCTGCGGCGAATGTTGTTGACCGCGTTTGAATATAATGGACCGGCTGCGGTGCGATATCCACGAGGTAGCGGTATCGGCACCATCCTTGAAAATCCCATTCGACCGCTGGACATTGGAAAAGGTGAGGTCCTCAAACAAGGCGATGATATTTTGATCCTGGCAATTGGCCGCTCCGTTTGCGAGGCATTGGATGCTGAGGCTGAATTAGCCCAGCAGGGGATATCAGCAACAATCGTCAATTGTCGATTTGTTAAACCTTTGGACATCGATCTGATCAGTGCCTGGGCAAAAAAGATTCCGCGCATTATTACCGTTGAGGAAAATATTCGCCAGGGCGGATTCGGCAGTGCGGTATTGGAGGCGTTGAATGATACCGGGGTCAGCGGCTTTCGGCTTGAGCGCATCGGTATAGAGGATACCTTTGTCGAACACGGCCCCCAATCGGTGCTGCGATCAAAATACGGTGTTGATGCCAAGGCCATTGTCAAGAGTGCCAAAAACTTACTGCCCGCTAATGCCGATCAGGACGCAAAATGGCCGAATCGCCAGGCCGTTTAA